A single Oryza brachyantha chromosome 8, ObraRS2, whole genome shotgun sequence DNA region contains:
- the LOC102709302 gene encoding BTB/POZ and MATH domain-containing protein 2-like — MNRAIGVRKFISSGKFTVGDSDWAIRAWFGVRLLGKTQKTTWRIATTRMFRARGGADRRSLVSGWDRFLERTVLDDASHDLLWNNRLSIECCVYVLGKPLVSSAIPMSPPPSSSSLSSAALTNSSSSDELSRDFGKPLESKDRADVVFLVKGEEFAAHKAVLAVRWPLIINGGGGGGVGSNDKNEMLRHVLAAADRYGMEKLKDICEMELCRTVSAETLSATFTLADQHHCNKLKEHCFRFMSAMGDEVMATSEYNQLKRSSPALLVELLESAHKFPKYI; from the exons ATGAACAGGGCAATCGGCGTCCGTAAATTCATCAGCTCCGGCAAGTTCACCGTCGGCGACTCGGACTGGGCGATCAG GGCATGGTTCGGGGTGCGGCTGCTCGGCAAGACGCAGAAGACGACATGGAGGATCGCGACGACGCGCATGTTCCGCGCGAGGGGCGGCGCCGACAGGAGGTCGCTCGTGTCAGGCTGGGACAGGTTCCTGGAGAGGACGGTGCTGGACGACGCCAGCCATGATCTCCTGTGGAACAACCGGCTCTCGATCGAATGCTGCGTCTATGTCCTTGGGAAGCCACTGGTTTCATCGGCCATACccatgtcgccgccgccgtcgtcgtcgtcgttgtcgtctGCTGCTCTGACCAACTCATCTTCTTCAGATGAGCTGTCGAGAGATTTTGGGAAGCCGCTCGAGTCCAAGGACAGAGCGGacgtcgtcttcctcgtcaAGGGGGAGGAGTTCGCCGCGCACAAGGCGGTGCTCGCCGTGCGGTGGCCG CTCATCatcaatggcggcggcggcggcggcgttggatCCAACGACAAGAACGAGATGCTGCGCCACGTGCTCGCCGCTGCTGACCGCTATGGCATGGAGAAGCTCAAGGACATCTGTGAGATGGAGCTGTGCAGGACGGTCAGTGCTGAGACACTGAGTGCTACATTCACTTTGGCTGATCAGCATCACTGCAACAAGCTGAAAGAACACTGCTTCCGTTTCATGTCAGCAATGGGGGACGAGGTGATGGCTACTTCAGAGTATAATCAGCTCAAAAGAAGCTCTCCCGCTCTGTTGGTAGAGCTTCTGGAGAGTGCCCATAAGttcccaaaatatatatag